A genomic region of Armatimonadota bacterium contains the following coding sequences:
- a CDS encoding amidohydrolase family protein, whose protein sequence is MDPRNPRASVVLIRNGRIAYVGNALPAQGLGARQIDLQGRAVIPGIIDNHNHIALMANRPGYHTPLENCASIREVQETLATRAASVPPGAFLTTIGGFHFNQFAERRLPTRRELDEAVPRHPTYLSIGFSGPSVVNSLGRRFFAERGIPVGEDGSIAPGEASNRALLTLRRELLTAEERRRGALDALRYGLSLGVTTHLDQGAFQATNTPQDGAAHEDNYTMHRPFFQLHAEGRLPARIRINFLHTDLSPEVPTLRERLRNSFPFFGDEWIRTVGIGEFTAGDPFELFAHAEPGAAWRVGTRLVAAAGWRNENHSLTRTDYQAIIRGWEEVDREIPLGGLRWTLAHVPFITREWVERLKALGGGLSLTGWRYLAGTREANGPPFRMIVESGIPAGLSSDGMQIAPMNPWLHMYYATTGVNARGEPINEEQRISRQEALRLYTRANGWFLREEEHLGSLEVGKWADLVVLNRDPFQVPDEGLKRIRSVLTIVGGRIVHDEGLLRAPAPER, encoded by the coding sequence CCCCGCAATCCACGGGCCTCCGTGGTGCTAATCCGGAACGGCCGTATCGCGTACGTGGGCAATGCCCTCCCCGCCCAGGGCCTGGGAGCTCGTCAGATCGACCTCCAAGGGAGAGCTGTCATCCCCGGAATCATAGACAACCACAACCACATCGCCCTCATGGCAAACCGTCCCGGGTATCACACCCCGCTGGAGAACTGCGCCTCCATTCGGGAGGTCCAGGAGACCCTCGCGACCCGGGCCGCCTCGGTTCCGCCCGGGGCGTTTCTCACCACCATCGGGGGGTTCCACTTCAACCAGTTCGCGGAGCGCCGCCTACCCACGCGACGGGAGCTGGACGAGGCGGTGCCGCGGCACCCCACCTACCTCTCCATCGGGTTCAGCGGCCCCTCGGTGGTGAACTCTCTCGGCCGGCGCTTCTTCGCGGAGCGGGGGATTCCCGTGGGCGAGGACGGGAGCATTGCCCCGGGGGAGGCCTCGAACCGGGCCCTGCTCACCCTGCGCCGGGAGCTGCTGACCGCCGAGGAGCGCAGACGGGGAGCCCTGGATGCCCTCCGGTACGGCCTCAGCCTCGGCGTGACCACCCACCTGGACCAGGGAGCCTTTCAGGCCACGAACACCCCTCAGGATGGGGCCGCGCACGAGGACAACTACACCATGCATCGGCCCTTTTTCCAGCTGCACGCGGAGGGTCGGTTGCCAGCCCGGATCCGAATCAACTTCCTCCACACCGACCTCTCCCCGGAGGTTCCCACCCTCCGGGAGCGGCTGCGCAACAGCTTCCCCTTCTTCGGAGACGAGTGGATCCGCACCGTGGGAATCGGGGAGTTCACCGCGGGGGATCCCTTCGAGCTGTTTGCCCATGCGGAGCCCGGTGCAGCCTGGCGGGTGGGGACCCGCCTGGTGGCCGCGGCAGGCTGGCGGAACGAGAACCACTCGCTCACCCGGACGGACTACCAGGCCATCATCCGGGGCTGGGAGGAGGTAGACCGGGAGATCCCCCTTGGAGGGCTGCGCTGGACCCTCGCGCACGTCCCCTTCATCACCCGGGAGTGGGTGGAACGGCTGAAGGCCCTGGGCGGCGGCCTCTCCCTCACCGGGTGGCGATATCTCGCGGGCACTCGGGAAGCGAACGGACCCCCCTTCCGCATGATCGTGGAAAGCGGAATTCCCGCGGGGCTGAGCTCGGACGGCATGCAGATCGCGCCCATGAATCCCTGGCTGCACATGTACTATGCCACCACCGGCGTCAACGCCCGGGGGGAGCCTATCAACGAGGAGCAGCGGATCTCCCGACAGGAGGCCCTGCGCCTGTATACCCGCGCCAACGGCTGGTTCCTGCGGGAGGAGGAACACCTGGGGAGCCTCGAGGTGGGGAAGTGGGCGGACCTCGTGGTGCTGAACCGGGATCCGTTTCAGGTTCCGGACGAGGGGCTTAAGCGCATCCGGAGCGTGCTCACCATAGTGGGCGGGAGGATCGTGCACGACGAGGGCCTGCTCCGGGCTCCCGCCCCGGAACGGTAG